One window of the Grus americana isolate bGruAme1 chromosome 13, bGruAme1.mat, whole genome shotgun sequence genome contains the following:
- the ZNF276 gene encoding zinc finger protein 276 isoform X1 has translation MKRDRRGRFLAAAGGPGAAAPEPRRRPGTASRGTEAAARPEPPAGWAPATAAAAAWTRPAALGGAPEAGIGRALSTGYCRLCHGKFSSRSLRNVFGKVPVMGENSEKQRRVDQVFFADFQRLVGVAVRQDPALPQFVCKKCHAQFYKCRSVLRTFIQRVNASPTGHVKSKGKSGAAQAQPGAEGGASCLVDLITSSPQCLHSLVTWTHTHAGSCPSVPSLQSVLSSEYCGIIRAVWGCGDGHDYVMDTDSDCSTVLVDNALSVKREWNKSTVQRLTDNGAGAENAEAVSAPKPQHAPVRTTPCQQPANKGTTSVPLNVENEPSQNRDSSHSQLDSTASLQEKALPQPVSPLSSATGQLSGKQVLSATSDERVKDEFSDLSEGDFLSDDENEKRNVQSSDDSFEPYPEKKVSSKKSDSKEAKKAEEPKIRKKPGPKPGWKKKIKCERPLLCREELPTIYKCPYQGCTAVYRGADGMKKHIKEHHEEVRERPCPHPGCNKVFMIDRYLQRHVKLIHTEVRNYICDECGQTFKQRKHLSVHQMRHSGAKPLQCEICGFQCRQRASLKYHMTKHKAETELEFACDQCGKRFEKAHNLNVHMSMVHPLTQTQDKAKPLEPEPVLLLTTSGTAESQAVKPEVTAQQEPT, from the exons atgAAGCGCGATCGGCGCGGCCGGTTCCTGGCGGCCGcgggcggccccggcgcggcggcCCCCGAACCCCGGCGGCGTCCCGGCACGGCGTCCCGCGGGACCgaggcggcggcgcggcccgaACCCCCCGCGGGGTGGGCCCCGGCgacggccgccgccgccgcctggaCACGGCCCGCCGCCCTCGGCGGGGCCCCGGAGGCAG GAATTGGCAGAGCCCTGAGCACCGGGTACTGTCGTCTCTGCCACGGGAAGTTCTCCTCCAGGAGCCTGCGCAATGTTTTCGGGAAGGTGCCTGTGATGGGGGAGAACTCGGAGAAGCAGCGCCGCGTGGATCAGGTCTTCTTCGCCGACTTCCAGCGGCTGGTCGGCGTGGCGGTGCGGCAGGACCCCGCGCTGCCGCAGTTCGTCTGCAAGAAATGCCATGCCCAGTTCTACAAATGCCGCAGCGTCCTCAGGACCTTTATCCAGAGGGTGAACGCGTCTCCCACGGGCCACGTAAAGTCGAAAGGAAA GAGCGGCGCAGCCCAGGCCCAGCCGGGCGCGGAAGGAGGTGCCTCCTGTCTGG TCGACCTGATCACCTCCAGCCCCCAGTGCCTGCACAGCCTGGTGACGTGGACGCACACGCACGCCGGCAGCTGCCCGTCGGTGCCCAGCCTGCAGAGCGTCCTCTCCTCCGAGTACTGCGGGATCATCCGCGCCGTCTGGGGCTGCGGGGACGGGCACGACTACGTCATGGATACGGATTCGGACTGTAGCACGGTGCTCGTCGACAACGCCTTGTCCGTCAAACGGGAGTGGAACAAGAGCACGGTGCAGCGCTTGACGGACAACGGGGCAGGGGCAGAGAATGCCGAGGCTGTTTCTGCTCCCAAACCCCAGCACGCTCCAGTAAGGACAACTCCTTGCCAGCAGCCCGCAAACAAAGGGACCACATCGGTGCCACTGAACGTGGAGAACGAGCCGTCGCAGAACAGGGATTCATCTCACTCGCAACTGGACAGCACGGCCTCCTTACAGGAGAAAGCCCTGCCACAGCCCGTGTCGCCCCTGAGCAGTGCCACAG GACAGTTGAGTGGGAAGCAGGTTCTGTCTGCAACGTCGGATGAGCGGGTAAAAGACGAGTTCAGTGACCTTTCTGAGGG GGACTTCTTGAGCGACGATGAAAACGAGAAGAGAAACGTGCAATCTTCAGATGACTCCTTCGAGCCTTACCCCGAAAAGAA GGTTTCTAGCAAGAAAAGCGACAGCAAAGAAGCgaaaaaggcagaagaaccCAAAATAAGGAAGAAGCCGGGGCCTAAgccaggctggaaaaaaaaaatcaaatgtgaaaG GCCTCTGCTTTGCAGGGAGGAGCTGCCTACCATTTACAAGTGTCCTTACCAGGGATGCACGGCTGTCTACAGGGGGGCGGATGGCATGAAG aaacacaTCAAGGAGCATCACGAAGAGGTTCGGGAGAGGCCCTGTCCTCATCCTGGCTGCAACAAGGTGTTCATGATTGACCGGTACCTACAGCGCCACGTGAAGCTCATTCATACAG AGGTACGTAATTATATCTGTGACGAATGCGGGCAGACCTTTAAGCAACGCAAGCACCTCTCGGTCCATCAGATGCGGCACTCGGGAGCAAAGCCCCTCCA GTGTGAGATCTGCGGGTTCCAGTGCAGGCAGCGAGCGTCCCTCAAGTACCACATGACCAAGCACAAAGCTGAGACAGAGCTGGAGTTTGCCTGCGACCAGTGCGGGAAGCGTTTCGAGAAGGCCCATAACCTTAACGTCCACATGTCCATGGTGCACCCTCTGACCCAGACTCAGGACAAAGCCAAGCCACTGGAGCCAGAGCCCGTTCTCCTCCTCACTACTTCAGGGACTGCGGAAAGCCAGGCGGTAAAGCCAGAAGTGACTGCGCAGCAGGAGCCCACCTga
- the VPS9D1 gene encoding VPS9 domain-containing protein 1 isoform X1 has translation MAAAGGDGPGAGGGGGAGRALQTAMRAASGALEMDSAGRPREAYVEYLRSIALIAQALQEEAAGTAGGEGLSPDTPKMLKLAEQCLERVKSIAAALGKAQAKPATQERSGGPAPLPRHRRVFSDEGGKLSPFLPPEIFQKLQIAEAQSARNRELTPLEEASLQNQKLKAAYEARVARLNPSQALQKTSLTLSLQRQMMENLVIAKAREETLQRKMEERRLRLQEAANRRFSSSVALTPEEQEQRALYAAILEYEQDHDWPRQWKARLKRSPADLSLVSGFFSCLLSFPEHPIAQLLRRLQCAVYARLYPAISQSTADATPASPTGLSFLSLDAGGSLPAEPGGRRLRASRSLHCMFSVPEHSPAGLRHSLSSTPLADGGPGTPKAEGSWPGPAAAPQTPRESSFEDLERFLASPEGWAPGEPPGSPGQEATLPEQLKSIVRDIHNAIDRLLSLTLLAFEGLNTAAGKDQCLACLEEAFFPPLWAPLLALYRSVHRPREAALARSMERHRHAGPADMGLSSRLFPPAPGCPAYGSAVEDLRLIPLETCPRRKLECIVRALRGICECAEEYCGARDGRTPTSAAIGADDLLPILSYVVLRTGLPQLLAECAALEEFIHEGYLIGEEGYCLTSLQSALSYVESLQ, from the exons ATGGCCGCGGCGGGCGGCGACgggcccggggcgggcgggggaggcggggcgggccgggccctGCAGACCGCCATGAGGGCGGCGAGCGGCGCCCTGGAGATGGACAGCGCCGGGCGGCCGCGG GAGGCCTACGTGGAGTACCTGAGGAGCATCGCCCTCATCGCCCAGGCCCTgcaggaggaggcggcaggGACAG CCGGCGGCGAGGGGCTCAGCCCTGACACCCCGAAGATGCTGAAGCTCGCCGAGCAGTGCCTGGAGAGAGTCAAGTCCATTGCGGCGGCGCTGG GGAAagcccaggcaaaaccagccACGCAGGAGCGGAGTGggggccccgctcccctccccaggcaccGCCGGGTCTTCTCAGACGAAGGGGGGAAGCTCTCTCCCTTCCTGCCACCGGAGATCTTCCAGAAGCTGCAGATAGCCGAGGCGCAGAGTGCGCGGAA CAGGGAACTGACACCACTGGAGGAGGCGTCTCTGCAGAACCAGAAGCTGAAGGCTGCCTACGAGGCGCGGGTGGCACGGCTGaaccccagccaggccctgcagAAGACCTCCCTG ACGCTGTCCCTGCAGCGGCAAATGATGGAGAACCTGGTGATCGCCAAGGCCCGGGAGGAGACC CTGCAGCGGAAAATGGAGGAGCGGCGGCTGCGGCTGCAGGAGGCTGCCAACAG GAGGTTCTCCAGCAGCGTGGCCCTCACCCccgaggagcaggagcagcgaGCGCTCTACGCCGCCATCCTCGAGTACGAGCAGGACCAC GACTGGCCGAGGCAGTGGAAGGCCAGGCTGAAGCGGAGCCCAGCAGACCTTTCCCTGGTGTCGGGGttcttctcctgcctcctcAG cttcCCCGAGCACCCCATCGCCCAGCTCCTGCGCCGGCTGCAGTGCGCGGTGTACGCCCGCCTCTACCCAGCCATCAGCCAGAGCACCGCCGATGCCACCCCCGCCTCCCCCACCGGCCTCTCCTTCCTCTCGCTGGACGCGGGGGGCTCGCTGCCTGCCGAGCCGGGGGGCCGCCGGCTCCGAGCCTCCCGAAGCCTCCACTGCATGTTCTCGGTGCCCGAGCACAGCCCGGCCGGGCTGCGGCACAGCCTGTCCAGCACGCCGCTCGCCGACGGCGGCCCCGGCACCCCAAAGGCGGAGGGCAGCTGGCCGGGGCCAgcggcagccccccagaccccccGGGAGAGCTCCTTCGAGGACCTGGAGCGGTTCCTGGCGTCGCCTGAGGGCTGGGCCCCTGGGGAGcccccggggagccccgggcAGGAGGCGACGCTGCCGGAGCAGCTGAAGAGCATCGTGCGGGACATCCACAACGCCATCG ACAGGCTGCTGTCCCTGACGCTGCTGGCCTTCGAGGGGCTGAACACGGCCGCCGGCAAGGACCAGTGCCTGGCCTGCCTGGAGGAGGCCTTCTTCCCCCCGCTCTGGGCCCCGCTGCTGGCCCTCTACAG GAGCGTGCACCGGCCCCGCGAGGCCGCCCTGGCCCGGAGCATGGAGCGGCACCGGCACGCCGGCCCCGCCGACATGGGGCTGTCCTCCCGGCTCTTCCCCCCGGCCCCTGGCTGCCCCGCGTACGGCTCCGCCGTGGAGGACCTGCGCCTCATCCCGCTGGAGACCTGTCCCCGCAGGAAGCTGGAGTGCATCG TGCGAGCCCTGCGCGGCATCTGCGAGTGCGCCGAGGAGTACTGCGGCGCCCGGGACGGCCGGACCCCCACCTCTGCCGCCAT CGGGGCGGACGATCTGCTGCCCATCCTGTCCTACGTGGTGCTGCGGAcggggctgccccagctgctggccGAGTGCGCCGCCCTGGAGGAGTTCATCCACGAGGG
- the VPS9D1 gene encoding VPS9 domain-containing protein 1 isoform X2, with amino-acid sequence MAAAGGDGPGAGGGGGAGRALQTAMRAASGALEMDSAGRPREAYVEYLRSIALIAQALQEEAAGTAGGEGLSPDTPKMLKLAEQCLERVKSIAAALGKAQAKPATQERSGGPAPLPRHRRVFSDEGGKLSPFLPPEIFQKLQIAEAQSARKELTPLEEASLQNQKLKAAYEARVARLNPSQALQKTSLTLSLQRQMMENLVIAKAREETLQRKMEERRLRLQEAANRRFSSSVALTPEEQEQRALYAAILEYEQDHDWPRQWKARLKRSPADLSLVSGFFSCLLSFPEHPIAQLLRRLQCAVYARLYPAISQSTADATPASPTGLSFLSLDAGGSLPAEPGGRRLRASRSLHCMFSVPEHSPAGLRHSLSSTPLADGGPGTPKAEGSWPGPAAAPQTPRESSFEDLERFLASPEGWAPGEPPGSPGQEATLPEQLKSIVRDIHNAIDRLLSLTLLAFEGLNTAAGKDQCLACLEEAFFPPLWAPLLALYRSVHRPREAALARSMERHRHAGPADMGLSSRLFPPAPGCPAYGSAVEDLRLIPLETCPRRKLECIVRALRGICECAEEYCGARDGRTPTSAAIGADDLLPILSYVVLRTGLPQLLAECAALEEFIHEGYLIGEEGYCLTSLQSALSYVESLQ; translated from the exons ATGGCCGCGGCGGGCGGCGACgggcccggggcgggcgggggaggcggggcgggccgggccctGCAGACCGCCATGAGGGCGGCGAGCGGCGCCCTGGAGATGGACAGCGCCGGGCGGCCGCGG GAGGCCTACGTGGAGTACCTGAGGAGCATCGCCCTCATCGCCCAGGCCCTgcaggaggaggcggcaggGACAG CCGGCGGCGAGGGGCTCAGCCCTGACACCCCGAAGATGCTGAAGCTCGCCGAGCAGTGCCTGGAGAGAGTCAAGTCCATTGCGGCGGCGCTGG GGAAagcccaggcaaaaccagccACGCAGGAGCGGAGTGggggccccgctcccctccccaggcaccGCCGGGTCTTCTCAGACGAAGGGGGGAAGCTCTCTCCCTTCCTGCCACCGGAGATCTTCCAGAAGCTGCAGATAGCCGAGGCGCAGAGTGCGCGGAA GGAACTGACACCACTGGAGGAGGCGTCTCTGCAGAACCAGAAGCTGAAGGCTGCCTACGAGGCGCGGGTGGCACGGCTGaaccccagccaggccctgcagAAGACCTCCCTG ACGCTGTCCCTGCAGCGGCAAATGATGGAGAACCTGGTGATCGCCAAGGCCCGGGAGGAGACC CTGCAGCGGAAAATGGAGGAGCGGCGGCTGCGGCTGCAGGAGGCTGCCAACAG GAGGTTCTCCAGCAGCGTGGCCCTCACCCccgaggagcaggagcagcgaGCGCTCTACGCCGCCATCCTCGAGTACGAGCAGGACCAC GACTGGCCGAGGCAGTGGAAGGCCAGGCTGAAGCGGAGCCCAGCAGACCTTTCCCTGGTGTCGGGGttcttctcctgcctcctcAG cttcCCCGAGCACCCCATCGCCCAGCTCCTGCGCCGGCTGCAGTGCGCGGTGTACGCCCGCCTCTACCCAGCCATCAGCCAGAGCACCGCCGATGCCACCCCCGCCTCCCCCACCGGCCTCTCCTTCCTCTCGCTGGACGCGGGGGGCTCGCTGCCTGCCGAGCCGGGGGGCCGCCGGCTCCGAGCCTCCCGAAGCCTCCACTGCATGTTCTCGGTGCCCGAGCACAGCCCGGCCGGGCTGCGGCACAGCCTGTCCAGCACGCCGCTCGCCGACGGCGGCCCCGGCACCCCAAAGGCGGAGGGCAGCTGGCCGGGGCCAgcggcagccccccagaccccccGGGAGAGCTCCTTCGAGGACCTGGAGCGGTTCCTGGCGTCGCCTGAGGGCTGGGCCCCTGGGGAGcccccggggagccccgggcAGGAGGCGACGCTGCCGGAGCAGCTGAAGAGCATCGTGCGGGACATCCACAACGCCATCG ACAGGCTGCTGTCCCTGACGCTGCTGGCCTTCGAGGGGCTGAACACGGCCGCCGGCAAGGACCAGTGCCTGGCCTGCCTGGAGGAGGCCTTCTTCCCCCCGCTCTGGGCCCCGCTGCTGGCCCTCTACAG GAGCGTGCACCGGCCCCGCGAGGCCGCCCTGGCCCGGAGCATGGAGCGGCACCGGCACGCCGGCCCCGCCGACATGGGGCTGTCCTCCCGGCTCTTCCCCCCGGCCCCTGGCTGCCCCGCGTACGGCTCCGCCGTGGAGGACCTGCGCCTCATCCCGCTGGAGACCTGTCCCCGCAGGAAGCTGGAGTGCATCG TGCGAGCCCTGCGCGGCATCTGCGAGTGCGCCGAGGAGTACTGCGGCGCCCGGGACGGCCGGACCCCCACCTCTGCCGCCAT CGGGGCGGACGATCTGCTGCCCATCCTGTCCTACGTGGTGCTGCGGAcggggctgccccagctgctggccGAGTGCGCCGCCCTGGAGGAGTTCATCCACGAGGG
- the ZNF276 gene encoding zinc finger protein 276 isoform X2: MKRDRRGRFLAAAGGPGAAAPEPRRRPGTASRGTEAAARPEPPAGWAPATAAAAAWTRPAALGGAPEAGIGRALSTGYCRLCHGKFSSRSLRNVFGKVPVMGENSEKQRRVDQVFFADFQRLVGVAVRQDPALPQFVCKKCHAQFYKCRSVLRTFIQRVNASPTGHVKSKGKSGAAQAQPGAEGGASCLVDLITSSPQCLHSLVTWTHTHAGSCPSVPSLQSVLSSEYCGIIRAVWGCGDGHDYVMDTDSDCSTVLVDNALSVKREWNKSTVQRLTDNGAGAENAEAVSAPKPQHAPVRTTPCQQPANKGTTSVPLNVENEPSQNRDSSHSQLDSTASLQEKALPQPVSPLSSATGQLSGKQVLSATSDERVKDEFSDLSEGDFLSDDENEKRNVQSSDDSFEPYPEKKVSSKKSDSKEAKKAEEPKIRKKPGPKPGWKKKIKCEREELPTIYKCPYQGCTAVYRGADGMKKHIKEHHEEVRERPCPHPGCNKVFMIDRYLQRHVKLIHTEVRNYICDECGQTFKQRKHLSVHQMRHSGAKPLQCEICGFQCRQRASLKYHMTKHKAETELEFACDQCGKRFEKAHNLNVHMSMVHPLTQTQDKAKPLEPEPVLLLTTSGTAESQAVKPEVTAQQEPT; this comes from the exons atgAAGCGCGATCGGCGCGGCCGGTTCCTGGCGGCCGcgggcggccccggcgcggcggcCCCCGAACCCCGGCGGCGTCCCGGCACGGCGTCCCGCGGGACCgaggcggcggcgcggcccgaACCCCCCGCGGGGTGGGCCCCGGCgacggccgccgccgccgcctggaCACGGCCCGCCGCCCTCGGCGGGGCCCCGGAGGCAG GAATTGGCAGAGCCCTGAGCACCGGGTACTGTCGTCTCTGCCACGGGAAGTTCTCCTCCAGGAGCCTGCGCAATGTTTTCGGGAAGGTGCCTGTGATGGGGGAGAACTCGGAGAAGCAGCGCCGCGTGGATCAGGTCTTCTTCGCCGACTTCCAGCGGCTGGTCGGCGTGGCGGTGCGGCAGGACCCCGCGCTGCCGCAGTTCGTCTGCAAGAAATGCCATGCCCAGTTCTACAAATGCCGCAGCGTCCTCAGGACCTTTATCCAGAGGGTGAACGCGTCTCCCACGGGCCACGTAAAGTCGAAAGGAAA GAGCGGCGCAGCCCAGGCCCAGCCGGGCGCGGAAGGAGGTGCCTCCTGTCTGG TCGACCTGATCACCTCCAGCCCCCAGTGCCTGCACAGCCTGGTGACGTGGACGCACACGCACGCCGGCAGCTGCCCGTCGGTGCCCAGCCTGCAGAGCGTCCTCTCCTCCGAGTACTGCGGGATCATCCGCGCCGTCTGGGGCTGCGGGGACGGGCACGACTACGTCATGGATACGGATTCGGACTGTAGCACGGTGCTCGTCGACAACGCCTTGTCCGTCAAACGGGAGTGGAACAAGAGCACGGTGCAGCGCTTGACGGACAACGGGGCAGGGGCAGAGAATGCCGAGGCTGTTTCTGCTCCCAAACCCCAGCACGCTCCAGTAAGGACAACTCCTTGCCAGCAGCCCGCAAACAAAGGGACCACATCGGTGCCACTGAACGTGGAGAACGAGCCGTCGCAGAACAGGGATTCATCTCACTCGCAACTGGACAGCACGGCCTCCTTACAGGAGAAAGCCCTGCCACAGCCCGTGTCGCCCCTGAGCAGTGCCACAG GACAGTTGAGTGGGAAGCAGGTTCTGTCTGCAACGTCGGATGAGCGGGTAAAAGACGAGTTCAGTGACCTTTCTGAGGG GGACTTCTTGAGCGACGATGAAAACGAGAAGAGAAACGTGCAATCTTCAGATGACTCCTTCGAGCCTTACCCCGAAAAGAA GGTTTCTAGCAAGAAAAGCGACAGCAAAGAAGCgaaaaaggcagaagaaccCAAAATAAGGAAGAAGCCGGGGCCTAAgccaggctggaaaaaaaaaatcaaatgtgaaaG GGAGGAGCTGCCTACCATTTACAAGTGTCCTTACCAGGGATGCACGGCTGTCTACAGGGGGGCGGATGGCATGAAG aaacacaTCAAGGAGCATCACGAAGAGGTTCGGGAGAGGCCCTGTCCTCATCCTGGCTGCAACAAGGTGTTCATGATTGACCGGTACCTACAGCGCCACGTGAAGCTCATTCATACAG AGGTACGTAATTATATCTGTGACGAATGCGGGCAGACCTTTAAGCAACGCAAGCACCTCTCGGTCCATCAGATGCGGCACTCGGGAGCAAAGCCCCTCCA GTGTGAGATCTGCGGGTTCCAGTGCAGGCAGCGAGCGTCCCTCAAGTACCACATGACCAAGCACAAAGCTGAGACAGAGCTGGAGTTTGCCTGCGACCAGTGCGGGAAGCGTTTCGAGAAGGCCCATAACCTTAACGTCCACATGTCCATGGTGCACCCTCTGACCCAGACTCAGGACAAAGCCAAGCCACTGGAGCCAGAGCCCGTTCTCCTCCTCACTACTTCAGGGACTGCGGAAAGCCAGGCGGTAAAGCCAGAAGTGACTGCGCAGCAGGAGCCCACCTga